From the genome of Solanum stenotomum isolate F172 chromosome 5, ASM1918654v1, whole genome shotgun sequence:
agaaggaaaaattacaatatGTTGGAGGTtgtcttatttttcttcaagtAAGTTTAACAATCTCTaatctttattttaattaccTCAACTAATTTGTGTGTTACCTATGTAACAACTCTTTTGACGACAAGTATTTTATGACAAATGATACATTGTATCCACTCTATTAACTCCAAACAGAAACCTCAAGTTTTTACTGTTATTTGAATAGATATGGTGCTATGAACACATTGACATTGCTCGTCCACGTTTACTGAACTACCGCTCTACGTTACCCCGTATCTGCAATTGGGAAACTACTAAATCTCATCATAGACAATGGTTCACAACAAAATTCAAAGAACTAGAGACTAATCAGGTAATAAGATTTACAACAGTTTCTGTTCCACTTTGTCTGATCTGAATTTATTTTCTGTCTTTTTCGGTCGTGAGAAAATTGTGTCTTTGTTATCTTGGGAAGTCTTGATGAGCCATAGAACTTTCCTTGGTTAATTTGGAATTGATATATTAAGCAAAATGAATCATTCTTTTGAGCATATGCCTACTTGGCTATAATTCTGAAAgcaagaaagagagaaattaaACAGACCCTCTGGTCTACTTTTCGTGTTGCTTGGGTTCACAGACAGcagtaaataaaagaaaagttaggAATATGAAGTTGAGGCTTTCTGATATTTCTTCTTCAGTGttgtttctctttctttccCTTTCCTTATATATGTACATTTTCCTTCTGTTGTTGTCTTCTTATCTTCCATTCATAGCTTCTCAAATTAAACATACCAAAGCTTTGCATTCTCATCAATATCAAACAATGATTCCGGAAGCATAAAGAATTGTATTATGCTTCGGAAAATTGACTTCTAGTCACTCTCGCTCTCTCTCCAGATAATTTGGAGCCTTGAACTGACTTCTGATGAGTCCAATAGCGACATAATCAAAGAGTTGATAGTGGCAGAAAAGAGAACATGGTTTGACCTGAACACACAATCTTCAGTGGATACTCCGCCTCATATTGTAAGTCTTCCTTCCTCTTTTGCCATATTTGAGCTTCAAGCTCTTTTAACCAAATAAGTTACTATAGTGATCCAATCTTTGCCAGTTTAGTTAACTTTTTGTAGATTAACTCCTTTCAATTAATAGGACCATACTGTGAAAAGTGGATATCAGTCGATGGGTCATTTGATCGTTCACCTGGAAGCTGAATCAGAGAGTGAAAGTAACAGACCAGCATACGGAATGCAAAATATTTCTTCTGATGCAGTTAGTTTGCGTGAAACTGTATCAGGATCTTCTGCATGTCACTATTTggataaagaaaaagaactgACAGAGCATTCACAAGCTTCAGGAGCAAATGTGGCTATATTAATCAGTAGTGATGTGAGCTGATAATCTTTTATGTTTCTTGCTTATATATTTGGTTTTTTTGAATATGACTAAATGCATGGGATGTTAACGTCTGTTTACGCAGGACGATTGGGAGGATGATCTGCAGAAGAAAAGCCAGACTCTAGAAGAGCAGATAGTTCAACTAAAGAACAAAATTGGTGACTTGACAAGAGAGAACAAGATTCTGAAAATCCAACTATTCTCGAGTCTAAAGTTTGAAGAGCAGAACAAGAAACTAATGGATGAAATTGAAAATCTGCGACAAGAAAACCAAGAACTGAGTGAATCAACCAACTGTCTCGTGACTCGATTAGAAAAACTTGTGGTTGATGAGATCACAGATACATTAGATAATGAGAGCATAGAGAACAATCTTTGAAACAAACCTAAAAGAGTCTATTCAGATGaatttgacatatttattattggaGCTATGTACTGATCAAAATGTAAATACAAGTGCAATTCATACAGATATCTTTCCAGCTTACATATGGCCATAGAGATGAGAACTCTAGTGTTGGAAAAATAAGAATTAGCGCAACTACTGATAGAGAAGTTCCATATATTGATTTATAGGATGTAGCTCTGCTGGTGATTTTACTTGACTGCAGTTCTTGAATTGTCTCTCTTTTTAGTTGGAAGTAGCATTTCCTACATATTACTACACAAGATGAAAACATACAATTGtgtcaaaatttgaagaaatttaCACATCATAACTACCTAAGGTATACATTCTTCTCCGAAGGGAACTCTACCATCAAACAATGATGGTAAACATGCACAACAAGAAGAAAACCCGAACCATATACACCAAAACACCATTACTACTTCCTTGTGGAACAAAATGCAGCATGTGTTCAGAAGCAGTATCAACTAATAATTTAACAAGGAATACTTCAATCTCAAAACAATTCTCCCCTTTTCGACACCAAGTTTTCCACCTGTTACTAACCAGTGGCCAGGAGGATCTTGAGGCCCCTTACTCATCTCAGTCATGTCAACAAACTTGGCCAACTTATTGCCTATAATATTCTCCCCTATAACAGAACTTGCATCGCCAATGTTATTCTCACAATTGACCTTTTTGTTCGACTTATCATTCGGGGTATGGTCCCACAGTGATCTTCGTATAGTGCATCCTGGTAGCCTTGAATACAGAAGCTTCATATACAACACATTTCTTGATCCAAAGTCCCAGACCCCAAGCTGTGCTCCTGTCACTATGTACACACCAGAGTGATCATCACCTATAAAAGTTTCAGGACACTCGATTGGTGCAGTACTAACATGAGAAAAGTTCTTCCATTTCACTGGCTCAAACCACCTACTATCTTGCTCTTCAGGGCCCTGCCACTTTGGAGCGCCAATTGCTACATGAGCGTCCCAACATGGCAGAAGGATCTTTGGAAGGTTAGTCAGATGTTGAAGATAGATGCATAATCGATTTGACTTGGAACCTTCAAGAGTTAGTCGCATGCCAGTCACAGGCTTACGCCCCACTGACACCTGTAGTAAAACAAAATTGGCTCAGAACATTGATAATTTAGTAAATGGGATAAGAGAGCCTAGGATGCATTAAAATAAGTCTATCAGATGAAGATACATATAGGTTTGCACTAGCAAAATCAGTCCAAAGTGAGGGAAACATTAATAGCTAAAAATGTATCGACTTTCATTATGTTCTAGTCCTTGACTTCAAAATTATTCTAAGCTTATATCATAAATTACAGTTCTTTTAATCTAAGTGGAATAAGAAAATCAGTAATAGGTATCACACTGAATTAAATCGACTAAAAATGAAGCAAACCTAATGGACCCTTAGGTTGTAACACTAGGACTAACATTGATTAATGATTGATAGCTTTGTTGGAGCCTGGAGAGGTAAGCTTAGGTCTGACAAACTTACAGGACAAAACTTATTATTTTCTCCATcagtataaattaaattaatatttgataaaaaCTCTATTTCCAAATTCAGAAATCGGCATACTTGTTCTTGGCTAACATAGAGCTTTTGTCCCATCATGCTGAACTGCAGATGCGGGCAAACAGGTTCCTTCCGTTGTTGGCCTGGAAATCTGTCCTGTACAGGGGCCCATACCCTTGGGACCTGAAACTCTAGGAAATATCTCAGCTCTTCAATTTGAGGCTTGTCTGCAAGCAATCATAAAACTAGAGTCATTTGTTGACATTTTGAATCAAAGAAATATCAAAACTTTGATAAAGAATATTACTTTTTACAATAACCAAGATACTTACATTCGAGATAAAGACCTATAGCACGCTCCAAATGCTCCTTGCCTTTCATTCCTTCAAGCAGAAGAGTTATAGGGTAGAATGACATCTCAATGACATCTGGAGAAGATCTGACAGTTTTTGCCCATTGGCTGTGGCTTTGTTCCAGATCatctcctcctcttcttctaaAAATGACCGTGACATCCTGCATCAAATACATTGAAAGGAAAGAACCAGATTCACACCACTGTCTGTCATTACTGGCAAGAGATCAGAAAAATCAAGTTTTACAGATGTTTAAGAGCAATCAAGAAACTGGTCGgtcttacaaaataaaatcatgaatctgctttaaccaaaaaaaaaaacgatacCAAAACTTAGCAACAAACCTAATGTGAAGAAATTTAACACTAATAAGACCTAGTATTGACACTTAAATGCTTTACATTGTGTTTTGATGTAATAATGGAAGACAGATGCATTCCATAGGACAAATATATGGGTCACTTCCCCAGTGAAGAAAATTCTTGTTTAGAAAATTCGTGCAACAGAAATGGAAAaccaaaaatcaagaaaataatgagCAATGGAACTGGTTACATAAAAGGTTCCAATTCAACAAATCTGCTACTTCCAATATGGCAACACGATGAAGTATGTAAATAGGATTTTTCCATCATCACAGTCCTGAAAAAATGCTGGTCAGTATGATGTTTTATGGATTTTAGGTGTGGAGTGACGGCAGGATGATGACTGAGAGCTTCTAGTACCGATATGAGTAGTGCGCTTGTCCGAATATGTTCTCACACGGCTGGAAGGGGCGCACGCCAAGTTAGATAGAGCAAAGGAGGGTCCTGTCAAGTCGGTCCGCTAATGCCTAATCTTCCTATTTATAAGTCACAGCCTACTTCGACATTTCCAATTTGCCATAGAGGAACTGCTTCCTACGTCTGTGGTCGTTGCAGCTAAATGGAGGAAGGAGGAGGGCCAGGTGGCGGACATCAAATGGATTGGAATTTGAAAGCAAAGCAAGGGATAGCAATTGCTTCTCCGTGAAGAGAGAGAGGAGAATTGTGATAGATCAGACGATTGGCTGGTCAAGGCAGCATATCAGTATACATGTGGTAGCTTTTGAACAAATACAACCTTCAGGAATAAACCGTAAATTATGATTTTGCATCATGGTCAACTGACCAAGGTACACCTATGGCAAGAAATCATATTGGAGAACATAATACTAATCTCTTGACACAATTTGATGGGTCCACAGATTAAGAACTAATTTGATTTACAAATTTGGTAACAGAAAGATGTAAAAACTAAAATTGTCTTTTACAAGTAATTTTGACTGAAAAAGCAATTGTAAATGAATTTGAACTGTTAAAGCTTTGGAATTGTATAgaacatattattatttcataactTTCAAGCATCTTGGTAGTTACGAACTCCAAAAACATGACATCCTCTACATAAATGGAGTTGGACGCAATATCTAAAAGTTTGTGGCACTATAACATGACAAAAACAATTACATGAAAAATCAATTATTAAGAGGAACAAGGGTCCTTCCTTCTTGACATTCAAATGAGCATTAGGTTCTATGACATATCTCTTGAGAATGACCCATCAGTAGTAGAAAAGATCACACATAACTGTTGCACCTAttcaaaaaacaataaaaaccagaagaaaagaaaagaaatgccACAAACCTCTTTGCCGTTTCCAGCAATATATGGAGCATTAGTGGGCTGGGGAAATATCCCTTGGCTATTGAATATTGACGGATCGCTAGACTGCACAATTAAATTGAGGAAAGGGATTGGGATATTTGTGGATAAAGAAGACATCAGAAGACAAAAGACAAGTACTTTATTTGAAAGGAAACAGTCTAAAACAACGGTTTTCGTAAAATAACAGacaaaataaaggaataaaatataaagtttgaaaacaaagaaaataacggAACTAGCCTTGTCCTTGTATTTCAATAAACCTGAACTTGTAAGGTTTTCTGTGCTGGAGAACCTCTGATTTCCAATATCATGAACATAACTTTTTATTTCCATTGTGGAAAGAGGTGATGAAAGGTGCTGTTTAACATAAATTACATCTTTACCACCAATAGTTACAGATGTAATTATGTGAGTCCCAAAATTTTCAATGAAGCTGTAAGAGACAAGCAACCCTTGTTAGCGAACAATAGAGGTTCTAAAACTTAATTAACATGTCAACTATATAAGCAAATTTCCCTTGTCGAAAGAAAACTAATGAAAAATTCTAACCTTGCTAATGCGGGTGGGTCCCATGATGCTGGGACAGCTCTTTTAACACTTTCCTGTAATACTAACGGTGAGTTCATAAGTTGAAGCCTAGCAAGTGGTATGAAATATCCATCCATACAAAGTGTCTTTGTAGTGGTAGCATCAAAATGCTTTGCACCAGTGAAACTGAATGCTACATTAAAGCTACCAAGAGGAGCATGGCCTGGAATACTACCCTTTCTGTTAAAATATTCCACCATCTGCAGTCAAAAGCAGCACTAGAATAAGTAATAAAAGAAaactatttattaaataaattaggaaaagaaaagattaaCCAAATGTAGAGAAACTTGCACAAGCATTAGAGAACATAAATTCATGAAGATCCTTTTCGAGAACACGGATGAACAAAGACATGGAAGACATCAGTCTGAACTACTCTGTTTTGCACTCCAAAACATGCTTGCCTCATGGATGgcatcactgaatttgcacTCCAAATGCTCTGTTTTGGTCCTgctcaacctgaaccctttaGACTCTAGAGTTTGTTTTCCCCTTTCCAACCTAGCATTAACTCCACTACATGTCTCATCTATCAGTATaatgtcatccacatataacATACACCGAGGCACCTCGTCTTGAATATACCGCATCAATTTATCCACCACTAAGGCAAACAGGAACGGGCTAAGAACTAATCCCTAGTGCAACCCCATCTCAGCTGGTCCGATCTCCTCCCAACATTCTCACCCGAGTTTTGGCTCCATCATACGTGTACCTTATATGTAAGCTATTGGTACACCTCTAACCTCCCGGCATCGCCAAAGGACTTCCCTCAAGACTTTGTAGTAAGCCACCATATGTAAGTCCCTCTTATTTTCTCGAAATTTCTCTACCAGTCTCCTCACAGGATGGATGGCTTTTTTAGTCGATCGTCAAGTCATGAATTCGAACTAGTTCTCGGAGATGGACACACCTCTACTTACCCTCACTTTCACTACTCTCTCCCAAACTTTCATTGTGTGGCTTAGCAGCTTGAAACCCCTGTAATTGTTGGAGTTTTGGATATCACCCTTGTTCTTGTACAACATAACCATTTTACTCCACCTCCATTTTCGGGTATTTTAACTGTTGTAAAAATGACATTAACCAAACCAGTTAACCACTCCATACCCACCCTATCTGCACTTTTTCAAAATTCTATCGGGATCTCATTTGGTTCGGTTGCTCTTCCCTTGCTCATCTTATTAATAGCACTCTGAACCTCCTCAACCATAATACACCTACAATACCCAAAATATCGAATCTTGGAGTACTCCGAATCTCCCAACACAGTGTCTTTGTCCCCTACTTAATTCAATAATTCGTGGATGTAAGCTTGCCATCTTCGCTAATTGAGGGTCTCTTCCACTAACAACTTGTCTTCCTATCCTTGATGCACTTCACATGATCCAGGTCTCTAGCCTTCATCTCTCTTGCCTTTGCGAGCCTGTACAATTTCTTATCTCCACATTTGTCCCCTAGTTCAACATAGATCGTTCAAAAGTTGTCATCTTTGATATTGTAAACGCTAACTTAGCCTTCATTTTTGTAGCCTTATAAGCTACTGtaacccaaggctagaagaaatgagaaaaaatcACCTAGCATTTTTGTCTCTACTGGGATTTGAACCTGAGATCTCATGGTGCTCCACCAGTGGCGGAGCTACAGTGTCCCGAatgtgtccaattggacacccttcgtcgaaaaattataccgtatatataagtaaaatactACTTGCAACGGTTAAATCTAGTACATTGGCCCTCCTAAATACATCAAGATGCTACGGCACAGCGGTGTGAGGCTCTCTTGCTCACACTCTAAGCGTGGGTTTGAATCCCCACACCTGCA
Proteins encoded in this window:
- the LOC125864719 gene encoding uncharacterized protein LOC125864719, giving the protein MRTSMVQNPGVKSVGNFSTRFSLPSFLKRVKKLTDSQKDSISRTGFGNLLLIQTQMLSKNLLVELMERWDYEKHAFVLPPGEITISLLDVALILGLRVTGNPVLLREDTPFLDLEREYNVALWNRKITVASLEQRLDSLAETNNEDFVRSFLLYMFGTFLFPNTNGKIDSRYVYLLRDIDKVNSFAWGAAVLADVFHWLCRRKKEKLQYVGGCLIFLQIWCYEHIDIARPRLLNYRSTLPRICNWETTKSHHRQWFTTKFKELETNQIIWSLELTSDESNSDIIKELIVAEKRTWFDLNTQSSVDTPPHIDHTVKSGYQSMGHLIVHLEAESESESNRPAYGMQNISSDAVSLRETVSGSSACHYLDKEKELTEHSQASGANVAILISSDDDWEDDLQKKSQTLEEQIVQLKNKIGDLTRENKILKIQLFSSLKFEEQNKKLMDEIENLRQENQELSESTNCLVTRLEKLVVDEITDTLDNESIENNL
- the LOC125864718 gene encoding MACPF domain-containing protein CAD1-like isoform X1; translation: MEENAAAFHTALNAAQALGRGFDVNYDTRLLYCKGVAGSRVVEIDEDHTRDLSLYDNLVLPNVSRDIKNFQEPGGRDGSSVCNYNEMVEYFNRKGSIPGHAPLGSFNVAFSFTGAKHFDATTTKTLCMDGYFIPLARLQLMNSPLVLQESVKRAVPASWDPPALASFIENFGTHIITSVTIGGKDVIYVKQHLSSPLSTMEIKSYVHDIGNQRFSSTENLTSSGLLKYKDKASSVIFFVFKLYILFLYFVCYFTKTVVLDCFLSNKVLVFCLLMSSLSTNIPIPFLNLIVQSSDPSIFNSQGIFPQPTNAPYIAGNGKEDVTVIFRRRGGDDLEQSHSQWAKTVRSSPDVIEMSFYPITLLLEGMKGKEHLERAIGLYLEYKPQIEELRYFLEFQVPRVWAPVQDRFPGQQRKEPVCPHLQFSMMGQKLYVSQEQVSVGRKPVTGMRLTLEGSKSNRLCIYLQHLTNLPKILLPCWDAHVAIGAPKWQGPEEQDSRWFEPVKWKNFSHVSTAPIECPETFIGDDHSGVYIVTGAQLGVWDFGSRNVLYMKLLYSRLPGCTIRRSLWDHTPNDKSNKKVNCENNIGDASSVIGENIIGNKLAKFVDMTEMSKGPQDPPGHWLVTGGKLGVEKGRIVLRLKYSLLNY
- the LOC125864718 gene encoding MACPF domain-containing protein CAD1-like isoform X2 produces the protein MEENAAAFHTALNAAQALGRGFDVNYDTRLLYCKGVAGSRVVEIDEDHTRDLSLYDNLVLPNVSRDIKNFQEPGGRDGSSVCNYNEMVEYFNRKGSIPGHAPLGSFNVAFSFTGAKHFDATTTKTLCMDGYFIPLARLQLMNSPLVLQESVKRAVPASWDPPALASFIENFGTHIITSVTIGGKDVIYVKQHLSSPLSTMEIKSYVHDIGNQRFSSTENLTSSGLLKYKDKSSDPSIFNSQGIFPQPTNAPYIAGNGKEDVTVIFRRRGGDDLEQSHSQWAKTVRSSPDVIEMSFYPITLLLEGMKGKEHLERAIGLYLEYKPQIEELRYFLEFQVPRVWAPVQDRFPGQQRKEPVCPHLQFSMMGQKLYVSQEQVSVGRKPVTGMRLTLEGSKSNRLCIYLQHLTNLPKILLPCWDAHVAIGAPKWQGPEEQDSRWFEPVKWKNFSHVSTAPIECPETFIGDDHSGVYIVTGAQLGVWDFGSRNVLYMKLLYSRLPGCTIRRSLWDHTPNDKSNKKVNCENNIGDASSVIGENIIGNKLAKFVDMTEMSKGPQDPPGHWLVTGGKLGVEKGRIVLRLKYSLLNY